The Neodiprion virginianus isolate iyNeoVirg1 chromosome 5, iyNeoVirg1.1, whole genome shotgun sequence genome contains a region encoding:
- the LOC124304585 gene encoding GPI ethanolamine phosphate transferase 2-like isoform X1, whose translation MTPHERSKRDGTSRFSLDCCTLFYAMFVTLFSALLFLYGFFPLQLLDAGIASFKDVPDHVEHIRVNNELLYKPMISRLIFMVIDGLRWDFVAGPIGQAGMPITRSLIQNDSACLLQAKVGSPTVTMPRIKAITTGTAPTFVDVVLNFGSTSISGDSLLLQAKNHGHKLVFFGDDTWLRLFPGIFDRHDGTTSFFVTDYTEVDDNVTRHIDGELNKDDWTIMVLHYLGLDHIGHIGGPQSPLIKPKLREMDEIIGRINAKVVHWHSQNEPTLFIVCGDHGMKDSGGHGGNTLQETLVPFVAIGASCPGNDDQPIQMDQIDVSSTLAVMLGIPIPASSLGSISLNVLRELSTSRKLFSLYYNAKQVFNHFKRLTGFQASGAYEKYSNAIKLHTAWLETNGLTNETVDEIVFLYTAALRGMRNKLTSSMTKYDLHVMTIAMFFMFHVLYIITNTQQDTSISPRKIYGFLIINVILWTSVDYLWEGSSESLLLSNDTNSNLILMVIVVILFGNCYLCTKRRLSADSLVQVLKSKGTTQCLLIMGIIIHALSFSSSSFVEEEHRTWYFFWTTFCILLLYKIGKSLIAQSPRYFYRHSLQANISMKLFLCLLAHSVLRQLNSTGDMYAHLPDIADWLQQQESKINMSVLLISALSILVWIGHTHEEIKYKTYSLTLYIALAVCVYLRHMGTEAVLRIPFYPSSKGIVEAQFFWCLMLVFSTCAVFRLGSTIRRSRRDFLSLLLQFVIESWVMASTMLHRPYNVVLLPIQILSSIVIYAALRGYQNRDIIIHIFYWLGNVFYFYQGNSNNLSTIDVAAGYVGVESYNIYITGLFLVINTYSAPVLAYLTLLYFVTCENENPKSLDDVIEINRLYATFRLLPLAVYTIVVSIQRYHLFIWTVFSPKLLYEAMYCMVMYIVMLTMNATFILHDKINEY comes from the exons ATGACGCCCCATGAACGGAGCAAAAGAG ATGGAACGTCACGATTTTCCCTCGACTGCTGTACCTTGTTCTATGCGATGTTCGTCACCCTCTTCTCCGCTCTGTTATTCCTGTACGGCTTCTTCCCACTGCAACTTCTGGATGCTGGTATCGCCAGCTTCAAGGATGTTCCAGATCATGTCGAACATATCAG AGTGAACAACGAGCTGTTGTACAAACCTATGATAAGCAGGTTAATTTTCATGGTGATCGACGGACTGAGGTGGGATTTTGTTGCTGGACCCATCGGACAAGCCGGTATGCCAATCACACGGAGCTTGATACAAAACGACTCGGCGTGTCTTCTTCAAGCTAAGGTCGGCTCTCCTACGGTCACCATGCCCAGGATAAAG gcCATAACGACAGGAACTGCGCCAACATTTGTGGATGTGGTATTGAATTTTGGCAGCACGAGCATATCGGGTGACAGTCTTTTATTGCAGGCCAAAAACCATGGTCATAAATTAGTATTCTTCGGGGACGATACCTGGTTAAGGTTGTTTCCTGGTATATTTGACCGGCATGACGGAACCACGTCATTCTTTGTCACAGATTATACAGAG GTAGACGATAACGTGACACGCCACATCGATGGCGAGTTGAATAAAGACGATTGGACCATTATGGTGCTGCACTATCTTGGGTTGGATCATATCGGGCACATAGGAGGGCCTCAAAGTCCTCTGATAAAACCGAAATTGAGAGAAATGGATGAGATAATCGGTAGAATTAACGCCAAAGTTGTGCACTGG CACTCCCAAAATGAGCCCACGTTATTTATCGTTTGCGGAGATCACGGGATGAAGGACTCGGGTGGTCATGGTGGAAACACACTTCAGGAAACTCTGGTACCTTTTGTAGCAATCGGTGCATCTTGTCCTGGAAACGATGATCAGCCCATTCAGATGGATCAGATAGACGTAAGCAGTACCCTTGCAGTGATGCTGGGTATCCCAATACCGGCGTCGAGTCTAGGAAGTATCTCGTTGAATGTGTTGAGAGAACTGTCCACGTCAAGAAAGCTCTTCAGTCTTTACTACAATGCCAAACAAGTTTTCAATCACTTTAAAAGGCTTACTGGATTCCAAGCTTCTG GAgcttatgaaaaatattcaaatgcCATAAAGTTACATACAGCTTGGCTGGAAACAAATGGACTGACAAATGAAACCGTGGATGAAATCGTATTCTTATATACTGCTGCTCTTAGAGGGATGAGAAATAAACTTACCAGCAGCATGACCAAATATGACCTTCACGTCATGACAATCGCAATGTTTTTCATGTTTCAT GTGCTGTACATTATAACGAATACGCAGCAGGATACGAGTATTTCTCCTAGAAAGATATACGGCTTTCTGATAATCAACGTAATCCTTTGGACATCAGTCGATTACTTATGGGAAGGTTCAAGCGAATCGTTGCTTTTGTCGAACGATACAAACAGTAACTTAATTCTCATGGTCATCGTTGTAATATTATTTGGAAACTGTTACTTGTGTACAAAGCGCAGGCTCTCTGCTGATAGTTTAGTACAG GTTCTGAAAAGTAAAGGAACTACACAGTGTCTATTAATAATGGGTATCATCATTCATGCTCTGAGTTTCAGTAGCAGTAGTTTCGTTGAGGAGGAACACCGTACCTGGTACTTTTTTTGGACTACGTTCTGTATTCTATTGTTGTACAAGATCGGTAAATCCCTCATTGCACAATCGCCAAG ATATTTTTACAGACATTCTCTCCAAGCAAATATTTCTATGAAACTGTTCCTGTGTTTATTGGCTCACTCGGTACTCAGGCAGCTGAATAGCACCGGAGATATGTACGCCCACTTGCCCGATATCGCCGATTGGCTTCAGCAACAAGAAAGCAAAATAAACATGTCCGTGCTGCTAATCTCTG CCCTTTCAATTCTCGTTTGGATCGGACACACCCAtgaggaaataaaatataaaacgtACTCATTGACGCTGTATATTGCTCTCGCTGTTTGCGTGTATCTTCGGCACATGGGAACTGAAGCAGTATTGAGGATTCCATTCTATCCAAGCTCCAA GGGAATTGTTGAGGCGCAATTTTTCTGGTGCTTGATGCTGGTCTTTTCAACTTGTGCTGTGTTTAGATTGGGGAGTACAATACGGAGAAGTAGAAGAGATTTTTTGTCCCTACTTCTGCAGTTCGTCATAGAATCCTGGGTCATGGCTTCGACAATGTTACACAGACCGTATAACGTCGTATTGTTGCCGATTCAGATATTGTCCAGTATTGTGATATACGCTGCGTTGAGGGGCTATCAAAATCGTGATATCATTATCCACATCTTTTACTGGCTGGGCAATGTGTTCTACTTTTATCAG GGTAACTCCAATAATTTATCCACTATTGACGTTGCTGCGGGCTACGTGGGAGTAGAAtcgtacaatatttacattacGGGACTTTTTCTAGTCATCAATACATATTCTGCACCAGTTTTGGCCTATCTCACACTTCTGTATTTCGTCAcatgtgaaaatgaaaatcc AAAATCGCTGGACGACGTGATTGAGATAAATAGACTGTACGCCACGTTTAGATTACTTCCGTTAGCTGTGTACACAATAGTAGTTAGTATTCAAAGATACCATTTATTCATTTGGACCGTATTTTCGCCGAAACTTTTATACGAGGCGATGTACTGTATGGTAATGTATATTGTAATGTTAACAATGAACGctacttttattttacatgACAAAATTAACGAGTATTAG
- the LOC124304585 gene encoding GPI ethanolamine phosphate transferase 2-like isoform X3 has product MTPHERSKRDGTSRFSLDCCTLFYAMFVTLFSALLFLYGFFPLQLLDAGIASFKDVPDHVEHIRVNNELLYKPMISRLIFMVIDGLRWDFVAGPIGQAGMPITRSLIQNDSACLLQAKVGSPTVTMPRIKAITTGTAPTFVDVVLNFGSTSISGDSLLLQAKNHGHKLVFFGDDTWLRLFPGIFDRHDGTTSFFVTDYTEVDDNVTRHIDGELNKDDWTIMVLHYLGLDHIGHIGGPQSPLIKPKLREMDEIIGRINAKVVHWHSQNEPTLFIVCGDHGMKDSGGHGGNTLQETLVPFVAIGASCPGNDDQPIQMDQIDVSSTLAVMLGIPIPASSLGSISLNVLRELSTSRKLFSLYYNAKQVFNHFKRLTGFQASAWLETNGLTNETVDEIVFLYTAALRGMRNKLTSSMTKYDLHVMTIAMFFMFHVLYIITNTQQDTSISPRKIYGFLIINVILWTSVDYLWEGSSESLLLSNDTNSNLILMVIVVILFGNCYLCTKRRLSADSLVQVLKSKGTTQCLLIMGIIIHALSFSSSSFVEEEHRTWYFFWTTFCILLLYKIGKSLIAQSPRYFYRHSLQANISMKLFLCLLAHSVLRQLNSTGDMYAHLPDIADWLQQQESKINMSVLLISALSILVWIGHTHEEIKYKTYSLTLYIALAVCVYLRHMGTEAVLRIPFYPSSKGIVEAQFFWCLMLVFSTCAVFRLGSTIRRSRRDFLSLLLQFVIESWVMASTMLHRPYNVVLLPIQILSSIVIYAALRGYQNRDIIIHIFYWLGNVFYFYQGNSNNLSTIDVAAGYVGVESYNIYITGLFLVINTYSAPVLAYLTLLYFVTCENENPKSLDDVIEINRLYATFRLLPLAVYTIVVSIQRYHLFIWTVFSPKLLYEAMYCMVMYIVMLTMNATFILHDKINEY; this is encoded by the exons ATGACGCCCCATGAACGGAGCAAAAGAG ATGGAACGTCACGATTTTCCCTCGACTGCTGTACCTTGTTCTATGCGATGTTCGTCACCCTCTTCTCCGCTCTGTTATTCCTGTACGGCTTCTTCCCACTGCAACTTCTGGATGCTGGTATCGCCAGCTTCAAGGATGTTCCAGATCATGTCGAACATATCAG AGTGAACAACGAGCTGTTGTACAAACCTATGATAAGCAGGTTAATTTTCATGGTGATCGACGGACTGAGGTGGGATTTTGTTGCTGGACCCATCGGACAAGCCGGTATGCCAATCACACGGAGCTTGATACAAAACGACTCGGCGTGTCTTCTTCAAGCTAAGGTCGGCTCTCCTACGGTCACCATGCCCAGGATAAAG gcCATAACGACAGGAACTGCGCCAACATTTGTGGATGTGGTATTGAATTTTGGCAGCACGAGCATATCGGGTGACAGTCTTTTATTGCAGGCCAAAAACCATGGTCATAAATTAGTATTCTTCGGGGACGATACCTGGTTAAGGTTGTTTCCTGGTATATTTGACCGGCATGACGGAACCACGTCATTCTTTGTCACAGATTATACAGAG GTAGACGATAACGTGACACGCCACATCGATGGCGAGTTGAATAAAGACGATTGGACCATTATGGTGCTGCACTATCTTGGGTTGGATCATATCGGGCACATAGGAGGGCCTCAAAGTCCTCTGATAAAACCGAAATTGAGAGAAATGGATGAGATAATCGGTAGAATTAACGCCAAAGTTGTGCACTGG CACTCCCAAAATGAGCCCACGTTATTTATCGTTTGCGGAGATCACGGGATGAAGGACTCGGGTGGTCATGGTGGAAACACACTTCAGGAAACTCTGGTACCTTTTGTAGCAATCGGTGCATCTTGTCCTGGAAACGATGATCAGCCCATTCAGATGGATCAGATAGACGTAAGCAGTACCCTTGCAGTGATGCTGGGTATCCCAATACCGGCGTCGAGTCTAGGAAGTATCTCGTTGAATGTGTTGAGAGAACTGTCCACGTCAAGAAAGCTCTTCAGTCTTTACTACAATGCCAAACAAGTTTTCAATCACTTTAAAAGGCTTACTGGATTCCAAGCTTCTG CTTGGCTGGAAACAAATGGACTGACAAATGAAACCGTGGATGAAATCGTATTCTTATATACTGCTGCTCTTAGAGGGATGAGAAATAAACTTACCAGCAGCATGACCAAATATGACCTTCACGTCATGACAATCGCAATGTTTTTCATGTTTCAT GTGCTGTACATTATAACGAATACGCAGCAGGATACGAGTATTTCTCCTAGAAAGATATACGGCTTTCTGATAATCAACGTAATCCTTTGGACATCAGTCGATTACTTATGGGAAGGTTCAAGCGAATCGTTGCTTTTGTCGAACGATACAAACAGTAACTTAATTCTCATGGTCATCGTTGTAATATTATTTGGAAACTGTTACTTGTGTACAAAGCGCAGGCTCTCTGCTGATAGTTTAGTACAG GTTCTGAAAAGTAAAGGAACTACACAGTGTCTATTAATAATGGGTATCATCATTCATGCTCTGAGTTTCAGTAGCAGTAGTTTCGTTGAGGAGGAACACCGTACCTGGTACTTTTTTTGGACTACGTTCTGTATTCTATTGTTGTACAAGATCGGTAAATCCCTCATTGCACAATCGCCAAG ATATTTTTACAGACATTCTCTCCAAGCAAATATTTCTATGAAACTGTTCCTGTGTTTATTGGCTCACTCGGTACTCAGGCAGCTGAATAGCACCGGAGATATGTACGCCCACTTGCCCGATATCGCCGATTGGCTTCAGCAACAAGAAAGCAAAATAAACATGTCCGTGCTGCTAATCTCTG CCCTTTCAATTCTCGTTTGGATCGGACACACCCAtgaggaaataaaatataaaacgtACTCATTGACGCTGTATATTGCTCTCGCTGTTTGCGTGTATCTTCGGCACATGGGAACTGAAGCAGTATTGAGGATTCCATTCTATCCAAGCTCCAA GGGAATTGTTGAGGCGCAATTTTTCTGGTGCTTGATGCTGGTCTTTTCAACTTGTGCTGTGTTTAGATTGGGGAGTACAATACGGAGAAGTAGAAGAGATTTTTTGTCCCTACTTCTGCAGTTCGTCATAGAATCCTGGGTCATGGCTTCGACAATGTTACACAGACCGTATAACGTCGTATTGTTGCCGATTCAGATATTGTCCAGTATTGTGATATACGCTGCGTTGAGGGGCTATCAAAATCGTGATATCATTATCCACATCTTTTACTGGCTGGGCAATGTGTTCTACTTTTATCAG GGTAACTCCAATAATTTATCCACTATTGACGTTGCTGCGGGCTACGTGGGAGTAGAAtcgtacaatatttacattacGGGACTTTTTCTAGTCATCAATACATATTCTGCACCAGTTTTGGCCTATCTCACACTTCTGTATTTCGTCAcatgtgaaaatgaaaatcc AAAATCGCTGGACGACGTGATTGAGATAAATAGACTGTACGCCACGTTTAGATTACTTCCGTTAGCTGTGTACACAATAGTAGTTAGTATTCAAAGATACCATTTATTCATTTGGACCGTATTTTCGCCGAAACTTTTATACGAGGCGATGTACTGTATGGTAATGTATATTGTAATGTTAACAATGAACGctacttttattttacatgACAAAATTAACGAGTATTAG
- the LOC124304585 gene encoding GPI ethanolamine phosphate transferase 2-like isoform X4 has translation MFVTLFSALLFLYGFFPLQLLDAGIASFKDVPDHVEHIRVNNELLYKPMISRLIFMVIDGLRWDFVAGPIGQAGMPITRSLIQNDSACLLQAKVGSPTVTMPRIKAITTGTAPTFVDVVLNFGSTSISGDSLLLQAKNHGHKLVFFGDDTWLRLFPGIFDRHDGTTSFFVTDYTEVDDNVTRHIDGELNKDDWTIMVLHYLGLDHIGHIGGPQSPLIKPKLREMDEIIGRINAKVVHWHSQNEPTLFIVCGDHGMKDSGGHGGNTLQETLVPFVAIGASCPGNDDQPIQMDQIDVSSTLAVMLGIPIPASSLGSISLNVLRELSTSRKLFSLYYNAKQVFNHFKRLTGFQASGAYEKYSNAIKLHTAWLETNGLTNETVDEIVFLYTAALRGMRNKLTSSMTKYDLHVMTIAMFFMFHVLYIITNTQQDTSISPRKIYGFLIINVILWTSVDYLWEGSSESLLLSNDTNSNLILMVIVVILFGNCYLCTKRRLSADSLVQVLKSKGTTQCLLIMGIIIHALSFSSSSFVEEEHRTWYFFWTTFCILLLYKIGKSLIAQSPRYFYRHSLQANISMKLFLCLLAHSVLRQLNSTGDMYAHLPDIADWLQQQESKINMSVLLISALSILVWIGHTHEEIKYKTYSLTLYIALAVCVYLRHMGTEAVLRIPFYPSSKGIVEAQFFWCLMLVFSTCAVFRLGSTIRRSRRDFLSLLLQFVIESWVMASTMLHRPYNVVLLPIQILSSIVIYAALRGYQNRDIIIHIFYWLGNVFYFYQGNSNNLSTIDVAAGYVGVESYNIYITGLFLVINTYSAPVLAYLTLLYFVTCENENPKSLDDVIEINRLYATFRLLPLAVYTIVVSIQRYHLFIWTVFSPKLLYEAMYCMVMYIVMLTMNATFILHDKINEY, from the exons ATGTTCGTCACCCTCTTCTCCGCTCTGTTATTCCTGTACGGCTTCTTCCCACTGCAACTTCTGGATGCTGGTATCGCCAGCTTCAAGGATGTTCCAGATCATGTCGAACATATCAG AGTGAACAACGAGCTGTTGTACAAACCTATGATAAGCAGGTTAATTTTCATGGTGATCGACGGACTGAGGTGGGATTTTGTTGCTGGACCCATCGGACAAGCCGGTATGCCAATCACACGGAGCTTGATACAAAACGACTCGGCGTGTCTTCTTCAAGCTAAGGTCGGCTCTCCTACGGTCACCATGCCCAGGATAAAG gcCATAACGACAGGAACTGCGCCAACATTTGTGGATGTGGTATTGAATTTTGGCAGCACGAGCATATCGGGTGACAGTCTTTTATTGCAGGCCAAAAACCATGGTCATAAATTAGTATTCTTCGGGGACGATACCTGGTTAAGGTTGTTTCCTGGTATATTTGACCGGCATGACGGAACCACGTCATTCTTTGTCACAGATTATACAGAG GTAGACGATAACGTGACACGCCACATCGATGGCGAGTTGAATAAAGACGATTGGACCATTATGGTGCTGCACTATCTTGGGTTGGATCATATCGGGCACATAGGAGGGCCTCAAAGTCCTCTGATAAAACCGAAATTGAGAGAAATGGATGAGATAATCGGTAGAATTAACGCCAAAGTTGTGCACTGG CACTCCCAAAATGAGCCCACGTTATTTATCGTTTGCGGAGATCACGGGATGAAGGACTCGGGTGGTCATGGTGGAAACACACTTCAGGAAACTCTGGTACCTTTTGTAGCAATCGGTGCATCTTGTCCTGGAAACGATGATCAGCCCATTCAGATGGATCAGATAGACGTAAGCAGTACCCTTGCAGTGATGCTGGGTATCCCAATACCGGCGTCGAGTCTAGGAAGTATCTCGTTGAATGTGTTGAGAGAACTGTCCACGTCAAGAAAGCTCTTCAGTCTTTACTACAATGCCAAACAAGTTTTCAATCACTTTAAAAGGCTTACTGGATTCCAAGCTTCTG GAgcttatgaaaaatattcaaatgcCATAAAGTTACATACAGCTTGGCTGGAAACAAATGGACTGACAAATGAAACCGTGGATGAAATCGTATTCTTATATACTGCTGCTCTTAGAGGGATGAGAAATAAACTTACCAGCAGCATGACCAAATATGACCTTCACGTCATGACAATCGCAATGTTTTTCATGTTTCAT GTGCTGTACATTATAACGAATACGCAGCAGGATACGAGTATTTCTCCTAGAAAGATATACGGCTTTCTGATAATCAACGTAATCCTTTGGACATCAGTCGATTACTTATGGGAAGGTTCAAGCGAATCGTTGCTTTTGTCGAACGATACAAACAGTAACTTAATTCTCATGGTCATCGTTGTAATATTATTTGGAAACTGTTACTTGTGTACAAAGCGCAGGCTCTCTGCTGATAGTTTAGTACAG GTTCTGAAAAGTAAAGGAACTACACAGTGTCTATTAATAATGGGTATCATCATTCATGCTCTGAGTTTCAGTAGCAGTAGTTTCGTTGAGGAGGAACACCGTACCTGGTACTTTTTTTGGACTACGTTCTGTATTCTATTGTTGTACAAGATCGGTAAATCCCTCATTGCACAATCGCCAAG ATATTTTTACAGACATTCTCTCCAAGCAAATATTTCTATGAAACTGTTCCTGTGTTTATTGGCTCACTCGGTACTCAGGCAGCTGAATAGCACCGGAGATATGTACGCCCACTTGCCCGATATCGCCGATTGGCTTCAGCAACAAGAAAGCAAAATAAACATGTCCGTGCTGCTAATCTCTG CCCTTTCAATTCTCGTTTGGATCGGACACACCCAtgaggaaataaaatataaaacgtACTCATTGACGCTGTATATTGCTCTCGCTGTTTGCGTGTATCTTCGGCACATGGGAACTGAAGCAGTATTGAGGATTCCATTCTATCCAAGCTCCAA GGGAATTGTTGAGGCGCAATTTTTCTGGTGCTTGATGCTGGTCTTTTCAACTTGTGCTGTGTTTAGATTGGGGAGTACAATACGGAGAAGTAGAAGAGATTTTTTGTCCCTACTTCTGCAGTTCGTCATAGAATCCTGGGTCATGGCTTCGACAATGTTACACAGACCGTATAACGTCGTATTGTTGCCGATTCAGATATTGTCCAGTATTGTGATATACGCTGCGTTGAGGGGCTATCAAAATCGTGATATCATTATCCACATCTTTTACTGGCTGGGCAATGTGTTCTACTTTTATCAG GGTAACTCCAATAATTTATCCACTATTGACGTTGCTGCGGGCTACGTGGGAGTAGAAtcgtacaatatttacattacGGGACTTTTTCTAGTCATCAATACATATTCTGCACCAGTTTTGGCCTATCTCACACTTCTGTATTTCGTCAcatgtgaaaatgaaaatcc AAAATCGCTGGACGACGTGATTGAGATAAATAGACTGTACGCCACGTTTAGATTACTTCCGTTAGCTGTGTACACAATAGTAGTTAGTATTCAAAGATACCATTTATTCATTTGGACCGTATTTTCGCCGAAACTTTTATACGAGGCGATGTACTGTATGGTAATGTATATTGTAATGTTAACAATGAACGctacttttattttacatgACAAAATTAACGAGTATTAG